The genome window TCACTTGCAGCAAAATATCAGAACCCACCTGAGGAATCATAATGCTTCTTTATTCTTTATTTATATATCTAACCAGATGTTTTTTTCTCTTCCTCAAGGAGCTGTGCAGGTTTGTACCCTTCCTGCTGAGTGTCTGTATTTATTTTGTATTGGCACCGCAGTCTTCCTGTCCCTTGTGGATGAAGGCTCTCCTCAAATGCTTGCCCATTTTGTTTCTGTGTACATATATTTTGACTCATGGAATAAACATGTACACACACTCCAAAGCTCCAAAGCTCCTTGCAGGCCTCCTATTTTCAGCAGCAGGAGATATCTTCCGCTCCACATCTACACAGCTGTATCACTTTCTTGGTAAGTATGGGGAAAACAGACGAAAGATTTGCATGTTACATAAATAATGTTGCGTATTTAAATATTTTTCTGATGTATTTTGTTCAGCAATATCATAATTTTCAACGTTCAAACTTTAGGAAAGATATCGTGGGcttggagggaagggagtgggtgggGGTTGGAGAGCGGTCCAGTGTCAATTCGACCTGTATGATACTTGGGATCAAAGAATTTAGCGACAATAAGAGACTGGGTAAACCTGATTGCTAGTCCCTGGAGATAAACTGTTCGAGTGATCTGATTTGAggtatttcaaataatgaaaggaaTTAAACAAAAGGTCAAAATTTTAGAATCGAAAACTAAGCCAGATAAAAGCAGATCCAGAAAAATTCTCCACAAAAAAATTGTGGGACTGtggaattaaatattgggaagacagaagccattgcctTCGGTCACCAACACAAACTGTGTCCAAGCCACCAAATTCATCCTCCTCCCTGCCCACTGTCTGAGAATGAAAAGGACCTTTCGCaaacttggtgccatatttgaccccaagatgagcttctgacgccatatcctctccatcaccaagacctccTATTTCCACCTACATAGAGTTGCCTGTCTCTGCTCATGCCTCAGTCCATTTACTACCGAAATCCTCATCCATGTcactgttacctttagacttgactattccagtgttcTCCCGGCCAACTTCCGACCTatcctccgtaaacttcagctccCCAATAACTCCACTCCCTGTATCTCAGCTCACACCaaatcctgctcacccatcaccattgcttgctgacctacattggctcttagcCTTATGTAAAAATCTCTCCATGacatcgcccctccctatctctggaatcacctccagccttacaaccctttgagatctctgcactgctccaattctggcatcttccaCATTCTCAATTTTCACTGCTCCATCACTGCCTACCATGCCTTCATCTGTCTAGGCAACAAgcactggagttccctccctaaacttctcaaaCTGTCttcctttaagtcgctccttaaaacctccttCTATGATtatgcttttggttacctgtcctgatATATGTAATatcaacagaaaatgctagaaataggtCAGGCAATGTCTGTGATCAGAAAGGCCTCAGTGCTCTTTGGTCCAAAGAGAGAAAAATCAGCTTGGCTATCAAATCCTGGTCACTATCCAAAGGAACCAGGAGGAAAGTGTACCTAGTGTTGCTATCAAATGAGGATGGGATCAGACTCCACTGTGATAGCATTTACAGTCCAGACTCAGGTGAAGAACAGCTACCTGGCCATCTACCAATGGGGTTCCAGAATAAATCCTTGGTTTCAGGAAGGGAGGCAAGAAAATTGAAAACAAAATCAAATGGAAAATGCAAAGTTTTATGCAAACCGTGTTTATCTCGGAGCCACAGATAAATAGGAGTCTCAGAAAAAGATGGTGTGCAAAAGCATCACATAACTAGAACATAAACAGAAAATAAATAGAATAGAATTATCGAGTGTATGAGGAAGTCATGGTTTATTCTGCTGTCATTTCAGGTGACCTCATGTTTGGGCTCACACATGTTTTCTACATCTGGATGTTTGGTGCAAAACCTTTAAACCTGCTGGCAGGCTTTTTTCTGGTGGTTGTCGGTACCATATACTTGCTGTTCCTCAACAGATGCCTCTGGGATCAAAAGCCCTTCCAGTGGGCAGCCTACCTCTACATCAGTTTAATTGGAACTATGGCCTGGCGTGCTACTGCTGGCACACTGTTCAATCAGCACTGGTCTTGGACAAAGTTGTTTGCCACAATTGGAGGATTGCTTTTTATAGTATCTGATTTCACCTATGCTGTCAGCTTGTACTGCTTTCCCGTATATAACTCTGGAATGATTGCAGCCACCTATTATACAGCACAGATGCTTATCACACTTTCAGCCGTAAACACTCAGAATACGATGATCAAAAACAGAAAAGAAAGCAACTTACCATTGTCTAAAACAATATAGCCTTGGCTGGTTAAGTTTATGTCATCCTGTACCTGATAAGATACTGTAGTAATGGTCTATTGGAAATAAAAGGTTACTTTTTTCATTGACAAAGACGTAAACCTAATTCTTTTCCTCACTTCCCCTTCTCTGAGCATTTTACAGATTTGAGCTAAGAAAAAAAAGAAATATGTTCCAATAAAATGTTGACCCTGCTTGTGTGTGCAACA of Heterodontus francisci isolate sHetFra1 chromosome 47, sHetFra1.hap1, whole genome shotgun sequence contains these proteins:
- the LOC137357037 gene encoding lysoplasmalogenase TMEM86A-like, giving the protein MALKWNRVWFQELCRFVPFLLSVCIYFVLAPQSSCPLWMKALLKCLPILFLCTYILTHGINMYTHSKAPKLLAGLLFSAAGDIFRSTSTQLYHFLGDLMFGLTHVFYIWMFGAKPLNLLAGFFLVVVGTIYLLFLNRCLWDQKPFQWAAYLYISLIGTMAWRATAGTLFNQHWSWTKLFATIGGLLFIVSDFTYAVSLYCFPVYNSGMIAATYYTAQMLITLSAVNTQNTMIKNRKESNLPLSKTI